In a single window of the Mauremys reevesii isolate NIE-2019 linkage group 3, ASM1616193v1, whole genome shotgun sequence genome:
- the SERTAD4 gene encoding SERTA domain-containing protein 4, whose amino-acid sequence MTLVLSMHRFCDPIVSGGAAEIAEYQTLWESHCGSKTSPPDPSQAQQQGDRAPCHSLAGSHYRGISNPITTSKVTYFKRKYVEEEDFHPPLSSCTRKTVSGFEERAHILYMSLEKLKFIDDPEVYLRRSVLINNLMKRIHGEIVMQNNWCFSACSFGGPSSQEWFMAQDCPYRKRLRMAKEECEKFHTCCFYQECGSHYLNLPFSVNANGENSSSSSSSSSSSSSSSSPISLPSCSHQVDYGISSAPVYRSDDQILANEIFITNAKSHGNQEKAKLNDEKGDNETDQAGITLNCEPMKGDLALECKGKFYDYFETGCNDKSNINESWKKSLRKKESLPSNKMCCSKGSKI is encoded by the exons ATGACTCTGGTGCTGTCCATGCATAGATTCTGCGATCCCATTGTCTCGGGAGGAGCTGCCGAGATCGCAGAGTACCAGACCCTGTGGGAGTCGCACTGTGGCAGCAAGACTAGCCCCCCGGATCCCAGCCAGGCTCAGCAGCAGGGAGACAGGGCACCATGTCATTCTCTGGCAG GATCACATTACAGGGGAATTTCAAATCCTATAACAACATCCAAGGTCACATACTTTAAAAGGAAATATGTGGAAGAAGAGGATTTTCATCCACCACTCAGCAGCTGTACGCGTAAA ACAGTTTCTGGTTTTGAGGAGCGGGCACACATTCTTTACATGTCTTTGGAAAAACTGAAATTTATTGATGATCCTGAAGTCTACCTACGGAGATCTGTCCTCATAAACAATTTGATGAAGAGAATCCATGGAGAAATTGTCATGCAAAACAACTGGTGCTTCTCTGCTTGCTCTTTTGGTGGTCCCTCATCACAAGAGTGGTTTATGGCTCAAGACTGTCCTTATAGAAAACGTCTTCGGATGGCAAAAGAGGAATGTGAAAAGTTCCATACTTGCTGCTTTTATCAAGAATGTGGCAGTCACTATTTAAATTTACCCTTCTCTGTTAATGCTAATGGGGAgaattcttcttcctcttcttcctcctcctcctcctcctcttcctcatcctcccCTATATCTTTGCCAAGTTGTTCCCACCAGGTGGATTATGGCATCAGCAGTGCCCCTGTTTACAGGAGTGATGACCAGATTCTTGCTAACGAAATATTCATTACTAATGCCAAGTCTCATGGTAATCAGGAAAAGGCAAAATTAAATGATGAGAAAGGAGATAACGAAACTGATCAAGCTGGTATCACTCTAAACTGTGAACCTATGAAAGGCGACCTTGCTCTTGAATGTAAAGGCAAATTTTATGATTATTTTGAGACTGGATGTAATGACAAGAGCAACATAAATGAATCTTGGAAAAAGTCCTTAAGGAAAAAGGAATCTTTACCAAGTAATAAAATGTGCTGCAGCAAAGGAAGTAAAATATGA